Proteins encoded within one genomic window of Mesorhizobium sp. AR10:
- a CDS encoding energy transducer TonB, with protein sequence MRTGLTTSVILHAAAIAFGLFTLTGPTALPASDVESLAVEIIPMEATAQVLQGDKKAVVHEKPAPLPTQRPDIVPDAQKVGENSVDTDKPITPEAKPKPVDTTSAPPPAPTPIEKPKTEDVPKPKEQPKPIPATEVTPVPQPKEEVKPEPVKQPDPKPTPAKEPTPAPPQETTAAIEPTPEVKPDAVAEAIAKEPPAEATQLPDSAPAPQARPKPQPAQAESAKAPDRKDADKPVKEASSKPKSADKQFNADEISALLDKQKPSGGGAKRSTQQASLGADKDQGQKLSRTEMGVLEDQLGGCWTLPVGVEGSENFVAVIRFNLNASGKLDGRPSVETSSGNRQFDESAVRAVQKCDVSGLQVPAGKQDIWADVRVTFDPREMLGL encoded by the coding sequence ATGAGAACCGGCCTCACCACATCGGTGATCTTGCATGCAGCGGCGATTGCCTTCGGGCTGTTCACGCTGACGGGGCCGACTGCGCTTCCAGCATCCGATGTCGAGTCGCTGGCGGTCGAGATCATCCCGATGGAGGCCACCGCCCAAGTTCTGCAGGGCGACAAGAAGGCCGTCGTGCATGAAAAGCCGGCACCACTACCGACCCAGCGCCCGGATATCGTGCCCGACGCCCAGAAGGTCGGCGAGAACAGTGTCGACACCGACAAGCCGATAACGCCGGAAGCCAAGCCCAAGCCGGTGGATACCACCTCTGCGCCGCCGCCTGCGCCGACACCGATCGAGAAGCCGAAGACCGAGGACGTGCCGAAGCCGAAGGAGCAGCCGAAACCGATTCCTGCGACCGAGGTGACCCCGGTTCCGCAGCCGAAGGAAGAGGTGAAGCCGGAGCCGGTCAAGCAGCCGGATCCCAAGCCGACACCGGCCAAGGAGCCGACACCGGCTCCGCCGCAGGAGACGACCGCCGCGATCGAGCCGACGCCCGAGGTCAAGCCGGATGCCGTGGCGGAAGCGATTGCGAAGGAGCCGCCCGCCGAGGCGACGCAGCTTCCGGATTCCGCGCCTGCGCCGCAAGCCCGGCCGAAGCCGCAGCCCGCCCAGGCCGAAAGCGCCAAGGCGCCGGACCGCAAGGACGCCGACAAGCCGGTCAAGGAAGCCTCATCCAAGCCGAAATCGGCCGACAAGCAGTTCAACGCCGACGAGATTTCCGCCCTTCTCGACAAGCAGAAGCCATCTGGCGGCGGCGCCAAGCGCTCGACCCAGCAGGCATCGCTTGGCGCCGACAAGGACCAGGGCCAGAAATTGTCGAGGACGGAGATGGGAGTTTTGGAGGATCAGCTTGGCGGTTGTTGGACCCTTCCGGTGGGGGTCGAGGGTTCGGAGAATTTCGTCGCTGTGATCCGGTTCAATCTCAATGCCTCCGGCAAGCTGGACGGCCGCCCGTCGGTCGAAACATCGAGCGGAAACCGCCAGTTCGACGAAAGTGCCGTGCGTGCGGTCCAGAAATGCGATGTTTCCGGCCTGCAGGTTCCCGCCGGCAAACAAGACATCTGGGCCGACGTCCGGGTCACTTTCGATCCGAGGGAGATGCTTGGCCTCTAG
- the tolB gene encoding Tol-Pal system beta propeller repeat protein TolB, translating into MITAMALGMTAAATLPAMALVELNVNKGNVEPLPIAITDFQGGDALGAQISEIVSADLKRSGLFAPIDKSAFIEKIANPDATPRFDDWKVINAQALVTGSVGKEADGRIRAQYRLWDTFAGQQMSGEQFFANDANTRRVAHIIADAIYERLTGEKGYFDTRVVFIDELGAKNARRKRLAIMDQDGANVRYLSDGKSIVLTPRFSPNRQEITYMSYESGQPRVYLLQIETGQRELVGNFPGMTFAPRFSPDGQKVIMSLLRDDGNSNIFAMDLRSRSTTRLTNSTAIDTSPSYSPDGSQVVFTSDRGGRAQIYVMGADGSGQNRISFGDGVYSTPVWSPRGDLIAFTKQTGGEFQIGVMKTDGSGERILSTGFQQEGPTWAPNGRVLMFFRDSAGGPKLVSVDLTGRNEQPIPTANFASDPAWSPLLE; encoded by the coding sequence ATGATCACCGCGATGGCGTTGGGTATGACTGCTGCCGCCACCTTGCCGGCGATGGCGCTTGTCGAGCTCAACGTCAACAAGGGCAATGTCGAGCCATTGCCTATTGCCATCACCGATTTTCAGGGCGGAGATGCGCTTGGCGCCCAGATCTCCGAGATCGTCAGCGCCGATCTGAAACGCTCCGGCCTGTTCGCGCCGATCGACAAGAGCGCCTTCATCGAGAAAATCGCGAACCCGGATGCGACGCCTCGCTTCGACGACTGGAAGGTGATCAACGCGCAGGCGCTGGTGACCGGCAGCGTCGGCAAGGAGGCCGACGGCCGCATCCGCGCCCAATACCGGCTGTGGGATACCTTTGCCGGCCAGCAGATGTCCGGTGAGCAGTTCTTCGCTAATGACGCCAACACAAGGCGTGTCGCCCACATCATAGCCGACGCCATCTATGAGCGGCTGACCGGCGAAAAAGGCTATTTCGACACACGCGTCGTCTTCATCGACGAATTGGGCGCCAAGAACGCGCGCAGGAAGCGCCTCGCCATCATGGACCAGGACGGCGCCAACGTGCGCTATCTGTCGGACGGCAAGTCGATCGTGTTGACCCCGCGTTTCTCGCCGAACCGGCAGGAAATCACCTACATGTCCTATGAAAGCGGCCAGCCGCGGGTCTATCTCCTGCAGATCGAGACCGGGCAGCGCGAACTGGTCGGCAATTTTCCCGGCATGACCTTTGCGCCGCGCTTCTCGCCCGATGGCCAGAAGGTGATCATGAGCCTGCTGCGCGACGACGGCAATTCCAACATCTTCGCCATGGATCTGCGAAGCCGCTCGACGACCAGGCTGACCAATTCGACCGCCATCGATACCTCGCCGTCCTATTCGCCGGATGGCAGCCAGGTGGTGTTCACCTCCGACCGCGGCGGTCGGGCGCAGATCTATGTGATGGGCGCCGACGGTTCGGGACAGAACCGCATCTCCTTCGGCGACGGCGTCTATTCGACGCCGGTGTGGTCGCCACGCGGCGATCTCATCGCCTTCACCAAGCAGACCGGCGGCGAATTCCAGATCGGCGTCATGAAGACCGACGGCTCGGGCGAGCGTATCCTGTCCACGGGCTTCCAGCAGGAGGGACCGACCTGGGCGCCCAACGGCCGGGTGCTGATGTTCTTCCGCGATTCTGCCGGCGGGCCGAAACTGGTTTCGGTCGATCTCACCGGGCGCAACGAACAGCCGATCCCGACGGCGAACTTCGCTTCCGATCCGGCCTGGTCGCCGCTGCTGGAATAA
- a CDS encoding four helix bundle protein, whose translation MHSATLAFPKIEQYALADQLRRSSKGICANLAEGFAKQTHSKAEFARFISMAMGSCSEVETWISYAFDLKYITQPQFDEWQQILRPYLRNAGESQRKAGVTSFSSSSIPQFLNSPFFHVSAVFPPMVPAHCGHRSMRLRTAAETKS comes from the coding sequence ATCCACAGCGCCACGCTTGCGTTTCCGAAAATCGAGCAATACGCGCTGGCCGATCAATTGCGACGCTCCAGCAAGGGGATTTGCGCTAATTTGGCTGAGGGATTTGCCAAGCAGACCCATTCCAAGGCCGAATTCGCGCGGTTCATTTCAATGGCCATGGGGTCATGCAGTGAAGTTGAGACATGGATCTCGTACGCGTTCGACCTCAAATACATCACACAGCCGCAATTCGACGAGTGGCAGCAAATCCTACGCCCATATCTACGGAATGCTGGTGAATCTCAGAGAAAGGCTGGGGTGACCTCTTTCTCCAGTTCTTCAATTCCTCAATTCCTCAATTCCCCCTTTTTCCATGTTTCGGCCGTATTTCCGCCCATGGTCCCCGCACATTGTGGCCATCGGTCAATGAGGTTGCGGACGGCAGCCGAAACCAAATCTTAA
- the pal gene encoding peptidoglycan-associated lipoprotein Pal, which translates to MGRIATLTRNPVMIALIAMLAITGCASKKTPNSAADLGLNGAGAATPGSAQDFTVNIGDRIFFDTDSTSIRADAQTTLSRQATWLNQYRQYAIVIEGHADERGTREYNLALGARRAAATRDFLVAKGVSAQRLKTISYGKERPVAVCDDISCWSQNRRAVTTLSGAGS; encoded by the coding sequence ATGGGCCGTATCGCAACACTTACCAGAAACCCGGTGATGATCGCGCTGATCGCGATGCTCGCCATCACCGGTTGCGCCTCGAAGAAGACCCCGAACAGCGCCGCCGATCTTGGCCTCAACGGCGCCGGGGCGGCAACGCCGGGCTCAGCGCAGGACTTCACCGTCAACATCGGCGACCGTATCTTCTTCGACACGGACTCGACCTCGATCCGCGCCGACGCGCAGACGACGCTTTCGCGCCAGGCGACGTGGCTGAACCAGTACAGACAGTATGCCATCGTCATCGAAGGTCATGCCGACGAACGCGGCACGCGTGAATACAATCTGGCCCTCGGCGCCCGCCGCGCCGCCGCCACCCGCGACTTCCTTGTCGCGAAAGGTGTTTCCGCCCAGCGCCTGAAGACCATTTCCTACGGTAAGGAGCGTCCGGTCGCGGTTTGCGACGACATCTCCTGCTGGTCGCAGAATCGCCGCGCCGTCACCACCCTCAGCGGCGCCGGTTCCTGA